A portion of the Rhinolophus sinicus isolate RSC01 linkage group LG03, ASM3656204v1, whole genome shotgun sequence genome contains these proteins:
- the GIGYF1 gene encoding GRB10-interacting GYF protein 1 isoform X1, which yields MAAETLNFGPEWLRALSSGGSVASPPPSPAMPKYKLADYRYGREEMLALYVKENKVPDELQDKEFAAVLQEEPLQPLALEPLTEEEQRNFSLSVNSVAVLRLMGKGAGPPPGGASRGRGSTRSRGRGRGDSCFYQRSIEEGEGAFGRNPREIQRSQSWDDRGERRFEKSARRDGARSGFEDGGAGLRKEHARSDSENWRSLREEQEEEEEGSWRLGAGPRRDGDRWRSASPDGGPRSAGWREHGDRRRKFEFDLRGDRGGCGEEEGRVGGGSSHLRRCRGPDGFDDDKDGLPEWCLDDEDEEMGTFDASGAFLPLKKGPKEPIPEEQELDFQGLEEEEEEPSEGLDEEGPEAGGKELTPLPPPEEKSSSPSPLATLGPLWGANGDGGDAVEKDLPAAEGDDLRGMQLSPGMGSPPGPPGDLEDDEGLKHLQQEAEKLVASLQDSSLEEEQFTAAMQAQGLRHSAAATALPLSHGAARKWFYKDPQGEIQGPFTTQEMAEWFQAGYFSMALLVKRGCDEGFQPLGEVIKMWGRVPFAPGPSPPPLLGNMDQERLKKQQELAAVALYQQLQHQQFLQLVNSRSLQQCGLREKAALGDLTPPQQQQLTAFLQQLQALKPPRGGDQNLLPTMNRSLSVPDSGSLWDIHTSASSQSGGEASLWDIPINSSTQGPILEQLQLQHKFQERREVELRAKREEEERKRREEKRRQQQQQQQEEQKRRQEEEELFRRKQVRQQELLLKLLQQQQAVASVPVPPAPSSPPPLWAGLAKQGLSMKTLLELQLEGERQLHKQPPPREPSRAQAPNHRVQLGGLGTAPLNQWVSEAGPLWGGPDKSGGSSSGLGLWEDTLKTSGSLARSLGLKNSRSSPSLSDSYSHLSGRPVRKKTEEEEKLLKLLQGIPRPQDGFTQWCEQMLHTLSTTGSLDVPMAVAILKEVESPYDVHDYIRSCLGDTLEAKEFAKQFLERRAKQKASQQRQQQQEAWLSSGSLQTAFQTNHSTKLGPGEGSKAKRRALMLHSDPSILGYSLHGPSGEIESVDDY from the exons ATGGCAGCAGAGACCCTCAACTTTGGGCCTGAGTG GCTGAGGGCACTGTCAAGCGGTGGCAGCgtggcctccccacccccatcccccgccATGCCCAAGTACAAGCTGGCCGACTATCGCTATGGGCGAGAGGAGATGCTGGCCCTCTACGTCAAGGAGAACAAG GTGCCCGATGAGCTGCAGGACAAGGAATTTGCTGCGGTGCTACAGGAAGAGCCGCTGCAGCCCCTGGCACTGGAGCCTCTGACCGAGGAGGAGCAG AGAAACTTCTCCCTGTCAGTGAACAGTGTGGCTGTGCTGAGGCTGATGGGGAAAGGGGCTGGCCCCCCCCCAGGCGGCGCCTCCCGTGGCAGGGGCAGCACGCGGAGCCGAG GCCGTGGCCGTGGTGACAGTTGCTTTTACCAAAGAAGCATTGAAGAAGGCGAAGGGGCCTTTGGTCGGAACCCCCGGGAGATCCAGCGTAGCCAGAGTTGGGATGACAG AGGCGAGAGGCGGTTTGAGAAGTCGGCCAGGAGGGATGGAG CACGATCCGGGTTTGAGGACGGAGGGGCTGGCCTGAGGAAGGAACATGCCCGCTCAGATAGCGAGAACTGGCGTTCTCTCCGGGAGgagcaagaggaggaggaggagggcagctgGAGACTTGGGGCAGGACCCCGTCGAGATGGCGACCGCTGGCGCTCAGCCAGCCCTG ATGGTGGCCCCCGCTCTGCTGGCTGGCGAGAACATGGGGACCGGCGTCGCAAGTTTGAGTTTGATTTGCGAGGGGATCGAGGAGGGTGTGGTGAAGAGGAGGGGCgggtgggtgggggcagctcTCACCTCCGGAGGTGCCGAGGGCCTGACGGCTTTGACGACGACAAGGACGGGCTCCCAGAGTGGTGCCTGGACGATGAGGATGAAGAAATGGGCACCTTCGATGCCTCGGGGGCCTTCTTGCCTCTCAAG AAGGGCCCCAAGGAGCCCATTCCTGAGGAGCAGGAGCTTGACTTCCAGGgtctggaggaagaggaggaagaaccCTCCGAAGGGTTGGACGAGGAGGGGCCTGAAGCAG GTGGGAAGGAACTGACTCCACTGCCGCCTCCAGAGGAGAAGTCTAGCTCCCCATCCCCACTGGCTACCTTGGGCCCACTCTGGGGAGCTAATGGGGACGGAGGAGACGCTGTGGAGAAAGACCTGCCAGCTGCTGAAG GAGATGATTTGAGGGGAATGCAGCTGAGTCCTGGGATGGGCTCACCCCCTGGCCCACCTGGAGATCTGGAAGATGATGAAGGCTTGAAGCACCTCCAGCAG GAGGCAGAGAAGCTTGTGGCATCCCTACAGGACAGCTCTCTGGAGGAAGAGCAGTTCACGGCCGCCATGCAGGCCCAGGGCCTGCGCCACTCTGCAGCTGCCACTGCCCTCCCCCTCAGCCACGGTGCAGCCCGGAAGTGGTTCTACAAGGATCCACAGGGGGAGATCCAAG GACCCTTCACCACGCAGGAGATGGCGGAGTGGTTCCAAGCAGGCTACTTCTCCATGGCCCTGCTTGTAAAGCGTGGCTGTGATGAGGGCTTTCAGCCACTGGGTGAGGTGATCAAGATGTGGGGTCGTGTGCCCTTTGCCCCGGGGCCCTCGCCACCCCCACTGCTG GGCAACATGGACCAGGAGCGGCTGAAGAAGCAACAGGAGCTGGCAGCAGTGGCCTTGTACCAGCAGCTGCAGCACCAGCAATTTCTTCAACTGGTCAACAG CCGCTCCCTCCAGCAGTGTGGGCTCCGGGAAAAGGCGGCTCTGGGGGACCTGACGCcaccgcagcagcagcagctcaccGCCTTCCTGCAGCAGCTCCAAGCTCTCAAACCCCCCAG AGGTGGGGACCAGAACCTGCTCCCGACGATGAACCGTTCCTTGTCGGTGCCGGATTCAGGCTCCCTCTGGGACATACATACCTCAGCCTCATCACAGTCAG GCGGTGAGGCCAGTCTTTGGGACATACCAATTAACTCTTCGACTCAGGGTCCAATTCTAGAACAACTCCAGCTGCAACATAAA TTCCAAGAGCGCAGAGAAGTGGAGCTCAGGGctaagagggaggaggaggagcgaAAGCGCCGTGAGGAGaagcggcggcagcagcagcagcagcagcaggaggagcaGAAGCGgcggcaggaggaagaggagctgtTTCGGCGCAAGCAG GTGCGGCAGCAGGAGCTGCTGCTGAAgctgctgcagcagcagcaggcggTGGCCTCCGTCCCAGTGCCCCCTGCACCCAGCTCCCCGCCCCCACTGTGGGCCGGCCTGGCCAAGCAAGGACTTTCCATGAAGACGCTGCTTGAGCTGCAGCTGGAGGGCGAGCGACAGCTGCATAAGCAGCCCCCGCCTCGGGAACCATCACGGGCCCAGGCCCCCAACCACCGTGTG CAGCTTGGGGGCCTGGGCACTGCCCCCCTGAACCAGTGGGTATCTGAGGCTGGGCCGCTGTGGGGCGGGCCCGACAAGAGTGGGGGCAGCAGCAGCGGCTTGGGGCTCTGGGAGGACACCCTCAAGACCAGCGGGAGCCTGGCCCGTAGCCTGGGCCTGAAGAACAGCCGGAGCAGCCCTTCTCTCAG TGACTCCTATAGCCACTTGTCAGGTCGGCCTGTGCGCAAAAAGACCGAGGAGGAAGAGAAGCTGCTGAAGCTGTTACAGGGCATCCCCAGGCCCCAGGATGGCTTCACCCAGTGGTGTGAGCAGATGCTACACACACTGAGCACCACAGGCAGCCTGGATG TACCCATGGCTGTAGCGATCCTCAAGGAGGTGGAATCCCCCTATGATGTCCACGATTATATCCGTTCCTGCCTGGGGGACACGCTGGAAGCCAAAGAATTTGCCAAACAATTCCTGGAGCGGAGGGCTAAGCAGAAAGCCAGCCAACaacggcagcagcagcag GAGGCTTGGCTGAGCAGTGGCTCCCTGCAGACGGCCTTTCAGACCAACCATAGCACCAAACTTGGCCCTGGGGAGGGCAGCAAGGCCAAGAGGCGGGCACTGATGCTGCACTCGGACCCTAGCATCTTGG GGTACTCCCTGCACGGACCTTCTGGTGAGATTGAGAGCGTGGATGACTACTGA
- the GIGYF1 gene encoding GRB10-interacting GYF protein 1 isoform X2 has translation MAAETLNFGPEWLRALSSGGSVASPPPSPAMPKYKLADYRYGREEMLALYVKENKVPDELQDKEFAAVLQEEPLQPLALEPLTEEEQRNFSLSVNSVAVLRLMGKGAGPPPGGASRGRGSTRSRGRGRGDSCFYQRSIEEGEGAFGRNPREIQRSQSWDDRGERRFEKSARRDGARSGFEDGGAGLRKEHARSDSENWRSLREEQEEEEEGSWRLGAGPRRDGDRWRSASPDGGPRSAGWREHGDRRRKFEFDLRGDRGGCGEEEGRVGGGSSHLRRCRGPDGFDDDKDGLPEWCLDDEDEEMGTFDASGAFLPLKKGPKEPIPEEQELDFQGLEEEEEEPSEGLDEEGPEAGGKELTPLPPPEEKSSSPSPLATLGPLWGANGDGGDAVEKDLPAAEGDDLRGMQLSPGMGSPPGPPGDLEDDEGLKHLQQEAEKLVASLQDSSLEEEQFTAAMQAQGLRHSAAATALPLSHGAARKWFYKDPQGEIQGPFTTQEMAEWFQAGYFSMALLVKRGCDEGFQPLGEVIKMWGRVPFAPGPSPPPLLGNMDQERLKKQQELAAVALYQQLQHQQFLQLVNSRSLQQCGLREKAALGDLTPPQQQQLTAFLQQLQALKPPRGGDQNLLPTMNRSLSVPDSGSLWDIHTSASSQSGGEASLWDIPINSSTQGPILEQLQLQHKFQERREVELRAKREEEERKRREEKRRQQQQQQQEEQKRRQEEEELFRRKQVRQQELLLKLLQQQQAVASVPVPPAPSSPPPLWAGLAKQGLSMKTLLELQLEGERQLHKQPPPREPSRAQAPNHRVLGGLGTAPLNQWVSEAGPLWGGPDKSGGSSSGLGLWEDTLKTSGSLARSLGLKNSRSSPSLSDSYSHLSGRPVRKKTEEEEKLLKLLQGIPRPQDGFTQWCEQMLHTLSTTGSLDVPMAVAILKEVESPYDVHDYIRSCLGDTLEAKEFAKQFLERRAKQKASQQRQQQQEAWLSSGSLQTAFQTNHSTKLGPGEGSKAKRRALMLHSDPSILGYSLHGPSGEIESVDDY, from the exons ATGGCAGCAGAGACCCTCAACTTTGGGCCTGAGTG GCTGAGGGCACTGTCAAGCGGTGGCAGCgtggcctccccacccccatcccccgccATGCCCAAGTACAAGCTGGCCGACTATCGCTATGGGCGAGAGGAGATGCTGGCCCTCTACGTCAAGGAGAACAAG GTGCCCGATGAGCTGCAGGACAAGGAATTTGCTGCGGTGCTACAGGAAGAGCCGCTGCAGCCCCTGGCACTGGAGCCTCTGACCGAGGAGGAGCAG AGAAACTTCTCCCTGTCAGTGAACAGTGTGGCTGTGCTGAGGCTGATGGGGAAAGGGGCTGGCCCCCCCCCAGGCGGCGCCTCCCGTGGCAGGGGCAGCACGCGGAGCCGAG GCCGTGGCCGTGGTGACAGTTGCTTTTACCAAAGAAGCATTGAAGAAGGCGAAGGGGCCTTTGGTCGGAACCCCCGGGAGATCCAGCGTAGCCAGAGTTGGGATGACAG AGGCGAGAGGCGGTTTGAGAAGTCGGCCAGGAGGGATGGAG CACGATCCGGGTTTGAGGACGGAGGGGCTGGCCTGAGGAAGGAACATGCCCGCTCAGATAGCGAGAACTGGCGTTCTCTCCGGGAGgagcaagaggaggaggaggagggcagctgGAGACTTGGGGCAGGACCCCGTCGAGATGGCGACCGCTGGCGCTCAGCCAGCCCTG ATGGTGGCCCCCGCTCTGCTGGCTGGCGAGAACATGGGGACCGGCGTCGCAAGTTTGAGTTTGATTTGCGAGGGGATCGAGGAGGGTGTGGTGAAGAGGAGGGGCgggtgggtgggggcagctcTCACCTCCGGAGGTGCCGAGGGCCTGACGGCTTTGACGACGACAAGGACGGGCTCCCAGAGTGGTGCCTGGACGATGAGGATGAAGAAATGGGCACCTTCGATGCCTCGGGGGCCTTCTTGCCTCTCAAG AAGGGCCCCAAGGAGCCCATTCCTGAGGAGCAGGAGCTTGACTTCCAGGgtctggaggaagaggaggaagaaccCTCCGAAGGGTTGGACGAGGAGGGGCCTGAAGCAG GTGGGAAGGAACTGACTCCACTGCCGCCTCCAGAGGAGAAGTCTAGCTCCCCATCCCCACTGGCTACCTTGGGCCCACTCTGGGGAGCTAATGGGGACGGAGGAGACGCTGTGGAGAAAGACCTGCCAGCTGCTGAAG GAGATGATTTGAGGGGAATGCAGCTGAGTCCTGGGATGGGCTCACCCCCTGGCCCACCTGGAGATCTGGAAGATGATGAAGGCTTGAAGCACCTCCAGCAG GAGGCAGAGAAGCTTGTGGCATCCCTACAGGACAGCTCTCTGGAGGAAGAGCAGTTCACGGCCGCCATGCAGGCCCAGGGCCTGCGCCACTCTGCAGCTGCCACTGCCCTCCCCCTCAGCCACGGTGCAGCCCGGAAGTGGTTCTACAAGGATCCACAGGGGGAGATCCAAG GACCCTTCACCACGCAGGAGATGGCGGAGTGGTTCCAAGCAGGCTACTTCTCCATGGCCCTGCTTGTAAAGCGTGGCTGTGATGAGGGCTTTCAGCCACTGGGTGAGGTGATCAAGATGTGGGGTCGTGTGCCCTTTGCCCCGGGGCCCTCGCCACCCCCACTGCTG GGCAACATGGACCAGGAGCGGCTGAAGAAGCAACAGGAGCTGGCAGCAGTGGCCTTGTACCAGCAGCTGCAGCACCAGCAATTTCTTCAACTGGTCAACAG CCGCTCCCTCCAGCAGTGTGGGCTCCGGGAAAAGGCGGCTCTGGGGGACCTGACGCcaccgcagcagcagcagctcaccGCCTTCCTGCAGCAGCTCCAAGCTCTCAAACCCCCCAG AGGTGGGGACCAGAACCTGCTCCCGACGATGAACCGTTCCTTGTCGGTGCCGGATTCAGGCTCCCTCTGGGACATACATACCTCAGCCTCATCACAGTCAG GCGGTGAGGCCAGTCTTTGGGACATACCAATTAACTCTTCGACTCAGGGTCCAATTCTAGAACAACTCCAGCTGCAACATAAA TTCCAAGAGCGCAGAGAAGTGGAGCTCAGGGctaagagggaggaggaggagcgaAAGCGCCGTGAGGAGaagcggcggcagcagcagcagcagcagcaggaggagcaGAAGCGgcggcaggaggaagaggagctgtTTCGGCGCAAGCAG GTGCGGCAGCAGGAGCTGCTGCTGAAgctgctgcagcagcagcaggcggTGGCCTCCGTCCCAGTGCCCCCTGCACCCAGCTCCCCGCCCCCACTGTGGGCCGGCCTGGCCAAGCAAGGACTTTCCATGAAGACGCTGCTTGAGCTGCAGCTGGAGGGCGAGCGACAGCTGCATAAGCAGCCCCCGCCTCGGGAACCATCACGGGCCCAGGCCCCCAACCACCGTGTG CTTGGGGGCCTGGGCACTGCCCCCCTGAACCAGTGGGTATCTGAGGCTGGGCCGCTGTGGGGCGGGCCCGACAAGAGTGGGGGCAGCAGCAGCGGCTTGGGGCTCTGGGAGGACACCCTCAAGACCAGCGGGAGCCTGGCCCGTAGCCTGGGCCTGAAGAACAGCCGGAGCAGCCCTTCTCTCAG TGACTCCTATAGCCACTTGTCAGGTCGGCCTGTGCGCAAAAAGACCGAGGAGGAAGAGAAGCTGCTGAAGCTGTTACAGGGCATCCCCAGGCCCCAGGATGGCTTCACCCAGTGGTGTGAGCAGATGCTACACACACTGAGCACCACAGGCAGCCTGGATG TACCCATGGCTGTAGCGATCCTCAAGGAGGTGGAATCCCCCTATGATGTCCACGATTATATCCGTTCCTGCCTGGGGGACACGCTGGAAGCCAAAGAATTTGCCAAACAATTCCTGGAGCGGAGGGCTAAGCAGAAAGCCAGCCAACaacggcagcagcagcag GAGGCTTGGCTGAGCAGTGGCTCCCTGCAGACGGCCTTTCAGACCAACCATAGCACCAAACTTGGCCCTGGGGAGGGCAGCAAGGCCAAGAGGCGGGCACTGATGCTGCACTCGGACCCTAGCATCTTGG GGTACTCCCTGCACGGACCTTCTGGTGAGATTGAGAGCGTGGATGACTACTGA
- the GIGYF1 gene encoding GRB10-interacting GYF protein 1 isoform X3, with amino-acid sequence MGKGAGPPPGGASRGRGSTRSRGRGRGDSCFYQRSIEEGEGAFGRNPREIQRSQSWDDRGERRFEKSARRDGARSGFEDGGAGLRKEHARSDSENWRSLREEQEEEEEGSWRLGAGPRRDGDRWRSASPDGGPRSAGWREHGDRRRKFEFDLRGDRGGCGEEEGRVGGGSSHLRRCRGPDGFDDDKDGLPEWCLDDEDEEMGTFDASGAFLPLKKGPKEPIPEEQELDFQGLEEEEEEPSEGLDEEGPEAGGKELTPLPPPEEKSSSPSPLATLGPLWGANGDGGDAVEKDLPAAEGDDLRGMQLSPGMGSPPGPPGDLEDDEGLKHLQQEAEKLVASLQDSSLEEEQFTAAMQAQGLRHSAAATALPLSHGAARKWFYKDPQGEIQGPFTTQEMAEWFQAGYFSMALLVKRGCDEGFQPLGEVIKMWGRVPFAPGPSPPPLLGNMDQERLKKQQELAAVALYQQLQHQQFLQLVNSRSLQQCGLREKAALGDLTPPQQQQLTAFLQQLQALKPPRGGDQNLLPTMNRSLSVPDSGSLWDIHTSASSQSGGEASLWDIPINSSTQGPILEQLQLQHKFQERREVELRAKREEEERKRREEKRRQQQQQQQEEQKRRQEEEELFRRKQVRQQELLLKLLQQQQAVASVPVPPAPSSPPPLWAGLAKQGLSMKTLLELQLEGERQLHKQPPPREPSRAQAPNHRVQLGGLGTAPLNQWVSEAGPLWGGPDKSGGSSSGLGLWEDTLKTSGSLARSLGLKNSRSSPSLSDSYSHLSGRPVRKKTEEEEKLLKLLQGIPRPQDGFTQWCEQMLHTLSTTGSLDVPMAVAILKEVESPYDVHDYIRSCLGDTLEAKEFAKQFLERRAKQKASQQRQQQQEAWLSSGSLQTAFQTNHSTKLGPGEGSKAKRRALMLHSDPSILGYSLHGPSGEIESVDDY; translated from the exons ATGGGGAAAGGGGCTGGCCCCCCCCCAGGCGGCGCCTCCCGTGGCAGGGGCAGCACGCGGAGCCGAG GCCGTGGCCGTGGTGACAGTTGCTTTTACCAAAGAAGCATTGAAGAAGGCGAAGGGGCCTTTGGTCGGAACCCCCGGGAGATCCAGCGTAGCCAGAGTTGGGATGACAG AGGCGAGAGGCGGTTTGAGAAGTCGGCCAGGAGGGATGGAG CACGATCCGGGTTTGAGGACGGAGGGGCTGGCCTGAGGAAGGAACATGCCCGCTCAGATAGCGAGAACTGGCGTTCTCTCCGGGAGgagcaagaggaggaggaggagggcagctgGAGACTTGGGGCAGGACCCCGTCGAGATGGCGACCGCTGGCGCTCAGCCAGCCCTG ATGGTGGCCCCCGCTCTGCTGGCTGGCGAGAACATGGGGACCGGCGTCGCAAGTTTGAGTTTGATTTGCGAGGGGATCGAGGAGGGTGTGGTGAAGAGGAGGGGCgggtgggtgggggcagctcTCACCTCCGGAGGTGCCGAGGGCCTGACGGCTTTGACGACGACAAGGACGGGCTCCCAGAGTGGTGCCTGGACGATGAGGATGAAGAAATGGGCACCTTCGATGCCTCGGGGGCCTTCTTGCCTCTCAAG AAGGGCCCCAAGGAGCCCATTCCTGAGGAGCAGGAGCTTGACTTCCAGGgtctggaggaagaggaggaagaaccCTCCGAAGGGTTGGACGAGGAGGGGCCTGAAGCAG GTGGGAAGGAACTGACTCCACTGCCGCCTCCAGAGGAGAAGTCTAGCTCCCCATCCCCACTGGCTACCTTGGGCCCACTCTGGGGAGCTAATGGGGACGGAGGAGACGCTGTGGAGAAAGACCTGCCAGCTGCTGAAG GAGATGATTTGAGGGGAATGCAGCTGAGTCCTGGGATGGGCTCACCCCCTGGCCCACCTGGAGATCTGGAAGATGATGAAGGCTTGAAGCACCTCCAGCAG GAGGCAGAGAAGCTTGTGGCATCCCTACAGGACAGCTCTCTGGAGGAAGAGCAGTTCACGGCCGCCATGCAGGCCCAGGGCCTGCGCCACTCTGCAGCTGCCACTGCCCTCCCCCTCAGCCACGGTGCAGCCCGGAAGTGGTTCTACAAGGATCCACAGGGGGAGATCCAAG GACCCTTCACCACGCAGGAGATGGCGGAGTGGTTCCAAGCAGGCTACTTCTCCATGGCCCTGCTTGTAAAGCGTGGCTGTGATGAGGGCTTTCAGCCACTGGGTGAGGTGATCAAGATGTGGGGTCGTGTGCCCTTTGCCCCGGGGCCCTCGCCACCCCCACTGCTG GGCAACATGGACCAGGAGCGGCTGAAGAAGCAACAGGAGCTGGCAGCAGTGGCCTTGTACCAGCAGCTGCAGCACCAGCAATTTCTTCAACTGGTCAACAG CCGCTCCCTCCAGCAGTGTGGGCTCCGGGAAAAGGCGGCTCTGGGGGACCTGACGCcaccgcagcagcagcagctcaccGCCTTCCTGCAGCAGCTCCAAGCTCTCAAACCCCCCAG AGGTGGGGACCAGAACCTGCTCCCGACGATGAACCGTTCCTTGTCGGTGCCGGATTCAGGCTCCCTCTGGGACATACATACCTCAGCCTCATCACAGTCAG GCGGTGAGGCCAGTCTTTGGGACATACCAATTAACTCTTCGACTCAGGGTCCAATTCTAGAACAACTCCAGCTGCAACATAAA TTCCAAGAGCGCAGAGAAGTGGAGCTCAGGGctaagagggaggaggaggagcgaAAGCGCCGTGAGGAGaagcggcggcagcagcagcagcagcagcaggaggagcaGAAGCGgcggcaggaggaagaggagctgtTTCGGCGCAAGCAG GTGCGGCAGCAGGAGCTGCTGCTGAAgctgctgcagcagcagcaggcggTGGCCTCCGTCCCAGTGCCCCCTGCACCCAGCTCCCCGCCCCCACTGTGGGCCGGCCTGGCCAAGCAAGGACTTTCCATGAAGACGCTGCTTGAGCTGCAGCTGGAGGGCGAGCGACAGCTGCATAAGCAGCCCCCGCCTCGGGAACCATCACGGGCCCAGGCCCCCAACCACCGTGTG CAGCTTGGGGGCCTGGGCACTGCCCCCCTGAACCAGTGGGTATCTGAGGCTGGGCCGCTGTGGGGCGGGCCCGACAAGAGTGGGGGCAGCAGCAGCGGCTTGGGGCTCTGGGAGGACACCCTCAAGACCAGCGGGAGCCTGGCCCGTAGCCTGGGCCTGAAGAACAGCCGGAGCAGCCCTTCTCTCAG TGACTCCTATAGCCACTTGTCAGGTCGGCCTGTGCGCAAAAAGACCGAGGAGGAAGAGAAGCTGCTGAAGCTGTTACAGGGCATCCCCAGGCCCCAGGATGGCTTCACCCAGTGGTGTGAGCAGATGCTACACACACTGAGCACCACAGGCAGCCTGGATG TACCCATGGCTGTAGCGATCCTCAAGGAGGTGGAATCCCCCTATGATGTCCACGATTATATCCGTTCCTGCCTGGGGGACACGCTGGAAGCCAAAGAATTTGCCAAACAATTCCTGGAGCGGAGGGCTAAGCAGAAAGCCAGCCAACaacggcagcagcagcag GAGGCTTGGCTGAGCAGTGGCTCCCTGCAGACGGCCTTTCAGACCAACCATAGCACCAAACTTGGCCCTGGGGAGGGCAGCAAGGCCAAGAGGCGGGCACTGATGCTGCACTCGGACCCTAGCATCTTGG GGTACTCCCTGCACGGACCTTCTGGTGAGATTGAGAGCGTGGATGACTACTGA